A section of the Paenibacillus aurantius genome encodes:
- the pelA gene encoding pectate lyase, producing the protein MARKQWRFLLPALCSLGLLMTAVSPRVLTAGSAGADKLEILKAEALTTTSIRITFNDRLASFQPGDLELDAALGDWYSLNPMLTKKFTVKKVTEGVNAEGLTTVLLETEEAIHPDATMTRTVAENPKGIPFQDGNYYTGDQATDRLRADNLLTWQTTEGGWYKYSIKDKYGRAWDGKENKSDWRTAEGKDIGTIDNNATTNEILFLALMYKETGEARYKAAVERGLQFLLAMQYPNGGWPQVYPARGNYSDYVTFNDNAMMRVMNVLRMARDKQYPFNTDMVTEDLAGRVQNSLDLGLDYILKSQIVSDGELAGWCAQHDPVTYEPREARSYEHPSIAGAESVDIIKYLMALPEQTPEVKRAVEGALSWFDAHKLSGMTYISGDKNNVYFVPDPASTIWYRFYEIGTNLPIFSGRDGIIKHNILEIEAERRNGYRWAGSWALNLLKIAKTTGYYENRVYVKVVGSDSQSQNGKTLTKGDVKRVEDAIAPQVTLQPIGRQTGNHYNIDVTPWSLSGAVSERAQVKVNGVPTKLDSSLSFTSDPITLQPGMNVITITAVDSAGNQAAPIIVQAVPTNGTIANSLSE; encoded by the coding sequence ATGGCAAGAAAACAATGGAGGTTTCTTCTACCCGCACTCTGCTCATTAGGTTTGCTGATGACTGCCGTCAGTCCCCGTGTCTTAACAGCCGGCTCCGCGGGTGCGGATAAGCTGGAGATTTTGAAGGCGGAGGCCCTCACCACCACATCGATAAGGATCACCTTCAACGATCGATTAGCTTCCTTTCAGCCTGGGGATCTGGAGCTTGACGCGGCCTTGGGAGATTGGTACAGCCTTAACCCGATGCTGACCAAGAAGTTTACCGTCAAGAAGGTGACTGAGGGGGTGAACGCCGAGGGGCTGACGACGGTGCTCCTGGAGACAGAGGAAGCGATCCATCCCGATGCCACGATGACACGAACGGTCGCCGAGAATCCGAAGGGTATCCCGTTCCAGGATGGAAATTATTATACGGGAGATCAGGCAACCGACAGGCTGCGGGCCGACAATCTGTTGACCTGGCAGACAACCGAGGGAGGCTGGTACAAGTATAGTATCAAGGATAAGTATGGAAGGGCCTGGGATGGGAAAGAGAACAAATCGGATTGGCGCACCGCCGAAGGGAAAGATATCGGAACGATTGATAATAATGCGACGACCAATGAAATTCTGTTTCTTGCCTTAATGTACAAAGAGACCGGCGAAGCCCGATACAAGGCGGCGGTAGAGCGGGGCCTTCAGTTTCTGTTGGCGATGCAGTATCCGAACGGAGGCTGGCCTCAGGTCTATCCTGCACGGGGAAATTACTCGGATTACGTCACCTTTAACGATAACGCCATGATGCGGGTCATGAACGTTCTGAGAATGGCAAGGGATAAGCAATACCCGTTTAACACCGATATGGTAACGGAAGATTTAGCCGGCCGGGTACAGAACAGCTTGGACCTGGGACTGGATTATATCCTTAAGTCCCAGATTGTCTCGGATGGCGAACTCGCCGGGTGGTGCGCCCAGCATGATCCTGTAACCTATGAGCCGAGAGAGGCGAGAAGCTATGAGCATCCCTCCATTGCAGGGGCCGAATCCGTCGATATTATCAAGTATCTGATGGCCCTTCCTGAACAAACACCGGAAGTGAAAAGGGCCGTAGAAGGGGCTTTGTCCTGGTTTGACGCGCACAAATTATCCGGCATGACTTACATTTCCGGAGATAAGAACAACGTCTACTTCGTTCCGGATCCTGCGAGCACGATCTGGTACCGATTCTACGAAATCGGAACGAACCTCCCGATCTTCTCAGGCCGTGACGGAATCATCAAGCACAACATTCTAGAGATTGAAGCCGAACGCCGCAACGGATACCGCTGGGCCGGTTCCTGGGCGCTAAACTTGCTCAAGATCGCTAAGACTACGGGTTACTACGAAAACAGGGTCTATGTAAAGGTAGTGGGCAGTGACTCCCAATCTCAGAACGGCAAAACATTAACGAAGGGGGACGTCAAGAGAGTCGAGGATGCGATAGCTCCGCAGGTAACGCTCCAGCCTATCGGCCGACAAACTGGCAACCACTATAATATCGATGTGACTCCTTGGAGCTTGAGTGGAGCCGTTAGCGAGAGGGCACAGGTGAAGGTGAATGGAGTTCCAACGAAGCTGGATAGCAGCCTAAGCTTTACTTCGGATCCGATCACGCTGCAGCCGGGTATGAATGTTATCACCATAACAGCCGTGGACAGCGCCGGGAATCAGGCGGCCCCGATAATCGTTCAAGCTGTTCCGACCAATGGGACAATCGCGAATAGCCTAAGCGAATAA
- a CDS encoding FGGY family carbohydrate kinase — protein sequence MKKDYILTIDQSTSGTKALVFDRSGTIMARSSAPHQQIYPQPGWVEHDPLEIYESVKQTALDVLQTAGIQPGELAALTVTNQRETAVMWDRLTGLPVYPAIVWQCQRTADQCQSYKAAGLEEEVRSKTGLMLDPYFSAAKWGWMLKEVEGAEQKLNEGRLLAGTIDSWILWKLTAGKVHATDYTNASRTSLFNIHTLGWDEALCEQFGVPSRLLPEVKFSDDGYGYTEDPALFGEVRVPITGIIGDSQAALYGNQCFQPGMAKATYGTGTSLLMNIGEKPSPSGNGLVTAIAWGRGGRITYAMEAVIRTTGDSMKWVRDNLGLFKTFEEMGQLLAQAPSNEGVYLVPAFVGLGAPYWDAYARASLTGMSRSTGKAHIIRAALESTAYQVCDAVRLLEKETGILLQELRTDGGASDNPTLMQFQADLLNRPVVKSKIAELSAMGSYYLGGLAVGFWSSPSDLPSPSAPYQSYIPEMKPELRDRFYEGWLRAVRSVLTHTG from the coding sequence ATGAAGAAAGATTATATCCTGACGATCGATCAAAGCACCTCCGGTACGAAGGCCCTGGTCTTCGACCGGTCCGGGACGATTATGGCTCGCTCCTCGGCTCCGCATCAACAGATCTATCCGCAGCCCGGCTGGGTAGAGCATGATCCTTTGGAGATATACGAAAGCGTCAAACAGACAGCGCTTGACGTGCTGCAGACGGCCGGTATTCAACCCGGCGAGCTGGCCGCTCTAACGGTAACCAATCAGCGCGAGACGGCCGTCATGTGGGACCGCCTAACGGGTTTGCCCGTTTATCCGGCGATCGTCTGGCAATGCCAGCGTACAGCGGATCAGTGCCAATCCTATAAAGCGGCCGGATTAGAGGAAGAGGTCCGGTCCAAAACCGGCTTAATGCTGGATCCGTATTTCTCGGCAGCCAAATGGGGATGGATGCTGAAGGAAGTGGAAGGGGCGGAGCAGAAGCTTAACGAGGGAAGGCTGCTGGCAGGCACGATCGATAGCTGGATCCTATGGAAGCTTACGGCGGGCAAGGTTCACGCTACGGATTATACCAACGCCAGCCGGACCTCCCTGTTCAATATTCATACGCTGGGCTGGGATGAAGCCCTTTGTGAACAGTTCGGTGTTCCCTCGAGACTCCTTCCCGAAGTGAAGTTCTCCGATGATGGATACGGGTATACGGAAGATCCCGCTCTGTTCGGGGAGGTACGGGTTCCGATCACCGGCATTATCGGGGATTCCCAGGCTGCTCTTTATGGAAATCAATGCTTTCAGCCGGGTATGGCCAAGGCTACTTATGGAACCGGTACTTCTCTGTTAATGAACATCGGAGAGAAGCCCTCTCCCTCCGGGAACGGACTGGTAACCGCTATCGCCTGGGGGAGGGGAGGCCGGATCACCTATGCGATGGAAGCGGTGATTCGAACGACGGGAGACAGCATGAAATGGGTCCGGGATAATTTGGGATTGTTCAAGACCTTCGAGGAGATGGGTCAGCTTTTGGCACAAGCCCCATCGAACGAAGGGGTCTATCTCGTGCCTGCTTTTGTGGGGCTGGGTGCGCCTTACTGGGATGCTTATGCACGAGCTTCCCTCACCGGAATGAGCAGAAGTACGGGGAAGGCACATATCATCCGCGCCGCGTTGGAGAGTACGGCCTATCAAGTCTGTGACGCGGTTCGGTTATTGGAGAAAGAAACCGGGATCCTTCTACAGGAGCTCCGTACGGACGGGGGAGCCTCCGACAATCCGACCCTGATGCAATTTCAAGCGGACTTGTTGAATCGTCCCGTTGTCAAATCGAAGATAGCCGAGCTTTCGGCCATGGGATCTTATTATCTGGGCGGACTGGCCGTAGGCTTCTGGTCTTCCCCGTCTGACCTTCCTTCGCCAAGCGCCCCCTATCAGAGCTACATTCCGGAAATGAAGCCCGAGCTTCGCGACCGCTTCTATGAGGGCTGGCTGCGGGCGGTCCGTTCCGTGTTAACCCATACCGGATGA
- a CDS encoding DUF1593 domain-containing protein, with translation MNLEEPNGKPRVLVLTDIENEPDDAMSLVRFLTYSNHWDVEGLVATTSIHQRDKTAAWRIREIVEAYGQVRDNLEQHEPGYPDGRYLLSIIKEGLPLYGMEAVGADKDSSGSERLIEAVDRDDPRPLWVLIWGGPNVLAQSLWKVRATRPAAELDQFVSRLRVYAISDQDDSGPWIRKTFPDLFYIASPGYHSGGAYHFATWSGISGDRFHGRFTGADFTIVDNPWLDDNIRCKGPLGAQYPQATFLMEGDTPTFLYLINNGLGSPEHPDWGSWGGRYEWYTPPTQKSFLEPETRPFWNDAADEVLGVDGHWHTSNKATIWRWRSAFQNDFAARMDWTIKSYGEANHPPVPKLGHPAELTARPGERVELSAEGSFDPDGDTLSYHWFYYGEAGSFTTSNARSGDPVPIQDADKPKAWFTVPTQRVLRNGTMHIILAVTDNGTPALTRYRRVIVNVV, from the coding sequence ATGAACCTGGAGGAACCAAACGGCAAGCCCCGCGTCCTTGTGCTGACCGATATTGAGAACGAACCCGACGATGCCATGTCGCTGGTGCGCTTTCTTACCTATTCCAATCACTGGGACGTGGAAGGACTTGTCGCCACCACTTCGATCCACCAAAGGGATAAAACCGCCGCGTGGCGGATCCGGGAAATCGTCGAAGCCTACGGCCAAGTCCGCGATAATCTGGAACAGCACGAGCCCGGTTATCCGGATGGCCGGTATTTGCTATCCATCATCAAGGAAGGGCTTCCTCTCTATGGGATGGAAGCCGTCGGGGCCGATAAGGATTCCTCGGGCTCCGAACGGTTGATCGAGGCCGTTGACCGCGACGACCCCCGCCCGTTATGGGTCCTGATCTGGGGCGGCCCGAATGTTCTGGCCCAGTCCCTCTGGAAGGTCCGGGCTACGCGTCCGGCAGCAGAGCTCGATCAATTCGTGTCCCGTCTCCGGGTTTACGCGATCTCCGATCAAGACGATTCCGGTCCCTGGATCCGCAAGACATTCCCTGACTTGTTTTATATCGCCAGTCCCGGCTACCACAGCGGCGGCGCTTATCATTTCGCAACCTGGAGCGGGATTAGCGGGGACCGGTTTCACGGCCGTTTTACCGGTGCCGACTTTACCATCGTAGACAATCCATGGCTGGATGATAACATCCGCTGCAAAGGGCCGCTTGGTGCCCAATACCCGCAAGCCACGTTTCTCATGGAAGGCGACACGCCCACTTTCCTCTATCTTATTAATAATGGACTCGGCAGCCCGGAGCACCCGGATTGGGGAAGCTGGGGAGGGCGTTACGAATGGTATACCCCTCCTACCCAGAAGAGCTTTCTGGAGCCGGAGACCCGGCCATTCTGGAACGATGCCGCTGATGAGGTTCTCGGTGTGGACGGCCATTGGCATACGAGCAACAAAGCGACAATCTGGCGATGGCGTTCCGCCTTTCAGAATGATTTTGCCGCCCGAATGGATTGGACGATCAAGTCCTATGGCGAGGCCAATCATCCGCCCGTTCCTAAGCTGGGTCACCCGGCCGAGCTGACGGCCAGGCCAGGGGAACGCGTGGAGCTTAGCGCTGAAGGCTCGTTTGACCCGGACGGCGACACGCTTTCCTATCATTGGTTCTATTACGGCGAGGCCGGTTCCTTTACCACCTCCAACGCCCGCAGCGGGGATCCCGTCCCGATTCAGGACGCCGATAAACCGAAGGCCTGGTTTACCGTCCCCACCCAACGTGTCTTGCGCAACGGCACGATGCACATCATCCTCGCCGTCACCGACAACGGAACTCCGGCACTGACCCGCTACCGGCGCGTGATCGTAAACGTCGTCTGA
- a CDS encoding family 20 glycosylhydrolase → MKKELINLVPNPKSLEPLPSVLRLTSGYRISLPEEDKQAIFPIAQRLQDLILRETGILPAIAVGPSPVGPSLLRFDRMIGKMTNEEAYMLRITSDGVLIRYASAAGAYHAVSTLKQLVVQYGKQLPCMNVEDEPDFQARGIMLDISRNKIPRLETLFRLVDLMADLKMNQLQLYVEGFSFAYESFPEVWKSGTPVTGEDILLLDQYCRERFIQLVPNQNSFGHMTPWLERKEFNDLADCPTGCEAPWGRYDKPMTLNPLDKRSLELIERTYGDLLPYFTSGLFNVGCDETFDLGQGRSKAACEERGKGRVYLEFLLQVHKLVSRFGKKMMFWGDIIKQHPELISELPKDVIVLEWGYHASRPSEEDCGAFHAAGIPYYVCPGTSSWNSITGLTDNMNSNLLTAAVNGKKYGAAGYLITDWGDCGHWQPLPVSYAGFVYGAGLSWNVERNRHLNVPAYLDRFVFKDSSCRLGQFAVDLGNYYLLEKQTAYNGSGVFRTLYYHQWNDMNKDLDFLQLPDPAREDFSRVKEHVTALAEELEEAVPRCSDAPLVKREYALAIKLVLHGAELGLLKTDPSSDLSGRERRLELLLEDLDGILLEFKEVWLMRNRRGGLDSSLVKLVSLRQQYGEALMQLKTSGMQKVE, encoded by the coding sequence ATGAAGAAGGAGCTTATCAATCTGGTGCCCAACCCAAAGTCCTTGGAGCCGCTGCCGTCCGTCCTGAGGCTTACCAGCGGGTATCGAATAAGCCTCCCCGAGGAGGACAAGCAAGCGATTTTTCCCATTGCCCAAAGGCTGCAGGATTTGATACTCCGCGAAACCGGTATCTTACCCGCCATCGCAGTCGGACCATCGCCGGTGGGCCCAAGCCTGCTGAGATTTGACCGAATGATTGGCAAGATGACCAATGAAGAGGCTTATATGCTTCGCATCACAAGCGACGGGGTCTTGATCCGGTATGCGTCCGCTGCGGGCGCTTACCACGCCGTCAGTACGCTTAAACAATTAGTCGTGCAGTATGGAAAACAGCTGCCCTGCATGAACGTCGAAGATGAGCCCGACTTCCAAGCCAGAGGGATCATGCTTGATATAAGCCGCAATAAAATTCCCAGGCTGGAGACCCTGTTCCGCCTTGTGGATTTGATGGCCGATTTGAAGATGAACCAGCTTCAGCTTTATGTGGAAGGGTTCTCTTTCGCATACGAATCTTTTCCGGAAGTGTGGAAGTCCGGCACGCCGGTCACGGGCGAGGATATTCTGCTCCTGGACCAATACTGCAGGGAGCGGTTTATTCAGCTGGTTCCTAATCAGAACAGCTTCGGACATATGACCCCGTGGCTTGAAAGAAAGGAATTCAATGATTTGGCGGACTGTCCGACAGGGTGCGAAGCGCCATGGGGAAGATATGACAAGCCCATGACTTTAAATCCGCTGGATAAGAGAAGCCTGGAGCTGATTGAACGTACATACGGTGATTTGCTGCCTTATTTTACTTCCGGTCTCTTCAACGTCGGGTGCGATGAAACGTTCGATTTGGGGCAGGGCCGAAGTAAGGCTGCATGCGAGGAGCGGGGCAAGGGCCGGGTTTATTTGGAGTTCCTGCTGCAGGTACACAAGCTGGTCAGCCGTTTCGGCAAAAAGATGATGTTCTGGGGGGATATCATCAAGCAGCATCCGGAACTGATTTCCGAGCTGCCGAAGGACGTGATCGTTCTGGAGTGGGGCTATCATGCGAGCCGTCCGTCGGAGGAAGATTGCGGCGCTTTTCATGCGGCCGGGATTCCCTATTATGTCTGTCCGGGTACATCGAGCTGGAACTCCATTACCGGATTGACGGATAATATGAATTCCAATTTGCTGACTGCCGCCGTGAACGGCAAAAAGTACGGTGCAGCAGGATACCTGATAACGGATTGGGGGGATTGCGGCCATTGGCAGCCCCTGCCGGTCAGTTACGCCGGATTCGTATACGGGGCCGGCCTAAGCTGGAACGTGGAACGTAACCGCCATCTAAATGTACCGGCCTACCTGGACCGGTTCGTATTCAAGGACAGCTCATGCCGGTTAGGTCAATTCGCGGTTGATCTGGGCAACTATTATTTGTTGGAGAAGCAGACCGCGTACAACGGCAGCGGCGTCTTTCGCACGCTTTATTATCATCAATGGAACGATATGAATAAGGATTTGGATTTCCTGCAGCTGCCGGATCCCGCAAGAGAAGACTTCAGCAGGGTCAAAGAGCATGTTACGGCACTTGCCGAGGAGCTGGAAGAAGCGGTTCCGCGCTGTTCCGACGCCCCCCTTGTTAAAAGGGAATATGCGCTGGCTATAAAGCTTGTCCTGCATGGGGCGGAGCTCGGTCTGTTAAAGACGGATCCTTCTTCGGATCTGTCGGGAAGGGAGCGCCGTTTGGAGCTGCTGCTTGAAGACTTGGACGGGATCCTTTTGGAGTTCAAGGAAGTCTGGCTCATGAGAAACCGCCGGGGCGGTCTCGACAGCAGCCTCGTCAAGCTGGTGTCGCTTCGGCAGCAGTACGGCGAGGCTCTGATGCAGCTTAAAACAAGCGGTATGCAGAAGGTAGAGTAA
- a CDS encoding LacI family DNA-binding transcriptional regulator, with protein sequence MAATIKDVAKAAGVAVCTVSFAMNGSAHVAEETKKRIFEAIDRLNYRPNQSARGLVTKRTNNIGLAVSETADGLENGILLDVIKGMGQAAGNYNYDVMLSFQKPQAARPDDHLLDVYRKQSADGLIMMGTKMGETPYRELVAKRFPFVLLGRPSSDCQCHSVNADNEQGAYLAVEYLAGKGHKRIAFITPCSLEVDASQDRLTGYRRAMSAFFGGVDDQLIAYGSFASDSGYAETERLLSLKERPTAIIAGRDVIASRVIEKATDLGYKVPDDLAVMGFDNSIISQAARPAITSIELPMLEMGYKASNLLIQLIEGGISYDDTQRIVLPCTLHARESA encoded by the coding sequence ATGGCAGCAACGATAAAGGATGTGGCAAAAGCAGCAGGAGTGGCTGTATGTACGGTTTCCTTCGCAATGAACGGTTCCGCTCACGTGGCTGAAGAAACCAAGAAACGGATATTCGAAGCGATTGACCGCCTGAACTACCGCCCCAATCAGTCCGCCCGGGGATTGGTCACCAAGAGGACCAACAACATCGGGCTGGCTGTATCGGAAACGGCGGATGGGTTGGAGAACGGGATTTTACTGGATGTCATCAAAGGAATGGGTCAGGCGGCAGGCAACTACAACTATGATGTCATGCTGTCCTTTCAGAAACCCCAAGCGGCAAGGCCGGACGATCATTTGCTGGACGTATACCGCAAACAGTCCGCGGACGGTCTGATCATGATGGGAACGAAGATGGGAGAGACGCCTTACCGAGAGCTGGTTGCCAAACGGTTTCCTTTCGTTCTTCTAGGCCGCCCTTCCTCGGACTGTCAGTGTCACAGCGTGAACGCGGACAACGAGCAGGGTGCCTACCTGGCGGTAGAGTATTTGGCCGGAAAAGGCCATAAGCGCATCGCTTTTATCACCCCTTGTTCCCTTGAGGTCGACGCTTCCCAGGACCGGCTGACCGGTTACCGGAGGGCGATGAGTGCCTTTTTCGGTGGTGTTGATGACCAATTGATTGCGTATGGCAGCTTTGCTTCCGACAGCGGCTATGCCGAGACGGAAAGGCTCTTGAGTCTGAAGGAGCGTCCGACTGCCATTATCGCCGGCCGGGACGTCATAGCCTCTCGCGTTATTGAGAAAGCGACGGACCTGGGCTACAAAGTACCCGACGATCTTGCGGTAATGGGTTTTGATAACAGTATCATCTCCCAGGCCGCCCGTCCTGCCATCACTTCCATTGAATTGCCGATGCTTGAAATGGGATATAAGGCGTCGAATCTCTTGATTCAGCTGATTGAAGGCGGCATCTCCTATGACGACACCCAAAGAATAGTCCTGCCCTGCACCCTGCATGCAAGAGAATCCGCGTAA
- a CDS encoding AraC family transcriptional regulator has protein sequence MPAPHSHATFELFYVLDGGRCFFVNDTIHALQKGDLMLISPHDLHRTSSSDAPKCERILINFSESFIRPEIARASVDLIPKNKSPFYRFPINEQTAIAEILHQMLQECETRGAGFETYVRSLLIKLLLQMYRYEHKENQVNLTKAHPMHQKISEIASYLGEHGQHNLSLKEVAHTFYISPAYLSRIFLKITGFKFKEYVLLVRVRRAQRLLRETKLPIGLIAEKAGFEHTSHFNVVFKKLTGDTPGDYRKTYTTHPIE, from the coding sequence ATGCCTGCCCCTCATTCCCATGCTACGTTTGAGTTGTTCTACGTGCTTGATGGAGGCCGCTGTTTTTTTGTAAATGACACCATACACGCGCTTCAGAAGGGCGACTTGATGTTGATTTCCCCGCACGACCTGCACCGGACGTCCAGTTCCGACGCTCCAAAATGCGAGCGGATTCTGATCAATTTTTCGGAGTCGTTTATCCGCCCTGAAATAGCCAGAGCCTCCGTAGACCTTATTCCGAAAAATAAATCCCCTTTTTACCGGTTCCCCATAAATGAACAGACTGCCATCGCAGAGATCCTGCACCAAATGCTCCAAGAATGTGAAACGAGGGGCGCTGGATTCGAAACGTATGTCCGATCCCTGCTAATCAAATTACTCCTTCAGATGTACCGGTACGAGCACAAAGAAAATCAGGTGAACCTGACCAAGGCTCACCCGATGCATCAGAAAATATCAGAAATTGCTTCTTACCTGGGCGAACATGGTCAACATAACTTGAGCTTAAAGGAAGTAGCCCATACCTTTTATATCAGCCCCGCCTACCTAAGCCGCATCTTTCTCAAAATTACCGGTTTCAAATTCAAAGAATATGTTCTGCTTGTACGCGTGCGCCGGGCCCAAAGGCTGCTTAGGGAAACAAAGCTACCTATCGGGCTGATCGCGGAAAAGGCGGGATTTGAGCATACCTCTCATTTCAATGTCGTTTTCAAGAAGCTGACAGGCGATACCCCGGGGGATTATCGTAAAACCTATACCACCCACCCAATCGAATAA
- a CDS encoding glycoside hydrolase family 88/105 protein, with product MSHLQWAVDMAGTVLAQTDREGYHPQIKARWSYVPGMMLLALHRIGEMTGEENYHDYVKKHMDLFVEPDGAIRTYELEEYNLDQINQGKVLFPLFQRTGEERYAKAAYLLAAQLKGHPRTTEGGYWHKKIYPFQMWLDGLYMSSPFLAEYAKTFDQANLFDEVAHQILTVERRTRDPRTGLLYHGWDESKEQEWCDPATGKSLHFWSRAMGWYAMAIVDALEHFPRDHANRGTIAGVFERMMGALEKVQDADSGLWYQVLDKGSRTGNYLEASGTCMFIYALAKGVRLGYLSRYYRKLAFKSYEGLLEHLVEKDEAGVHLHKICRGAGLGNRPYRDGSYSYYINEEMVSDQFMGQAPFILASMEMEKLAKVPDGPAGDSGRNQLVF from the coding sequence ATGAGTCACCTGCAATGGGCAGTTGATATGGCTGGCACCGTCCTGGCCCAAACCGACAGGGAGGGTTATCATCCGCAGATCAAGGCGCGGTGGTCTTATGTCCCCGGTATGATGCTGCTGGCTTTGCACCGAATAGGCGAAATGACCGGGGAGGAGAACTACCACGACTATGTGAAAAAGCATATGGATTTGTTCGTGGAGCCCGACGGGGCCATTCGGACTTATGAGCTGGAGGAGTACAATCTGGATCAAATCAATCAGGGAAAAGTGCTGTTCCCTCTGTTCCAGCGCACCGGGGAAGAGCGTTATGCCAAGGCCGCCTATTTACTGGCTGCCCAGTTGAAAGGGCACCCGCGGACGACGGAAGGCGGCTACTGGCATAAGAAAATCTATCCGTTCCAAATGTGGCTGGACGGACTGTACATGTCCTCTCCCTTTTTGGCTGAATATGCCAAAACCTTTGACCAGGCGAATCTGTTTGACGAGGTCGCCCATCAGATCCTGACCGTAGAACGGCGTACCCGAGACCCGAGAACCGGTTTGTTATATCACGGCTGGGATGAAAGCAAGGAGCAGGAATGGTGTGATCCGGCTACCGGAAAGTCTCTGCATTTCTGGAGCCGCGCTATGGGCTGGTACGCTATGGCGATCGTTGACGCCTTGGAGCATTTCCCTCGGGATCACGCCAACAGAGGAACCATCGCCGGAGTTTTCGAACGGATGATGGGAGCCCTGGAGAAGGTGCAGGATGCCGACAGCGGACTTTGGTACCAAGTGCTGGATAAGGGCAGCCGGACAGGCAATTATTTGGAAGCCTCCGGCACCTGCATGTTTATCTATGCCCTTGCCAAAGGGGTCAGGCTGGGCTACTTGTCCCGCTATTACCGCAAGCTCGCCTTCAAGAGCTATGAAGGGCTGCTGGAGCATCTTGTGGAGAAAGACGAAGCGGGCGTGCATTTACATAAAATATGCAGAGGAGCCGGGTTGGGTAACCGCCCTTACCGGGATGGATCGTACAGCTACTATATAAATGAGGAGATGGTAAGCGATCAGTTCATGGGGCAGGCTCCCTTTATTTTGGCCAGTATGGAAATGGAGAAGCTGGCCAAGGTGCCGGATGGACCGGCGGGGGACAGCGGAAGAAATCAATTGGTCTTCTAG